From a region of the Wolbachia endosymbiont (group B) of Gerris lacustris genome:
- a CDS encoding NADH-ubiquinone oxidoreductase subunit NDUFA12 family protein, whose amino-acid sequence MLSKIYNAVTNLLRRKGKLIGRDESGNSYYESSKGKRWVIYGNVSEPTTIPPEWHIWLHYTNNAVPVNNNKRKTPNLTGTKGAYYPNQKVKNYYESWNPNN is encoded by the coding sequence ATGTTATCTAAAATTTATAATGCAGTAACAAACTTATTAAGGAGAAAAGGTAAACTTATAGGTAGGGATGAAAGCGGAAATTCTTACTATGAGTCAAGTAAAGGGAAAAGATGGGTAATATATGGTAATGTTTCTGAGCCCACAACAATTCCTCCAGAATGGCATATATGGCTGCATTATACTAATAATGCAGTACCAGTTAATAATAACAAAAGAAAAACTCCTAATTTAACAGGTACGAAAGGTGCATACTACCCAAATCAAAAGGTGAAAAACTACTATGAAAGCTGGAATCCTAATAATTAA
- a CDS encoding CADD family putative folate metabolism protein has translation MTFVQSLNNQLDNLQLLKHPFYESWNEGSLSLQALQTYAKEYYHHVAAFPRYISGIHSLCPNLKMRQVLLGNLIEEEQGDENHPELWQRFAEGLGVARSDLREGAKIKETQELVDGYFDIVRSGFAEGLGALYAYERQTPEVSESKIEGLKKHYSINDERSLKFFTVHMEADEWHSEECANLIADLSEEEQEKVMQGAEKGAKLLWGFLDGMMNVNVCH, from the coding sequence ATGACATTTGTTCAATCACTTAATAATCAATTAGATAATTTACAATTATTAAAACACCCGTTTTACGAATCATGGAATGAGGGTAGCTTAAGCCTGCAGGCTCTGCAAACCTATGCTAAGGAATATTATCACCACGTTGCTGCTTTTCCTCGTTATATCAGCGGTATACATTCCTTATGTCCGAATTTGAAAATGCGGCAAGTTTTGCTTGGTAATTTAATAGAGGAAGAACAAGGCGACGAGAATCACCCAGAGTTATGGCAGCGTTTTGCTGAAGGGCTTGGAGTTGCGCGATCTGATCTCCGTGAAGGTGCAAAGATCAAAGAGACGCAAGAATTAGTTGACGGTTACTTTGATATTGTAAGATCAGGTTTTGCAGAAGGTCTTGGAGCTCTGTACGCTTATGAACGTCAAACTCCAGAGGTTTCTGAGTCTAAAATTGAAGGTCTGAAAAAACACTATTCAATAAACGACGAACGTTCTCTAAAATTTTTTACCGTTCATATGGAAGCTGATGAGTGGCATTCTGAAGAATGTGCAAACCTTATTGCAGATTTAAGCGAAGAAGAGCAAGAGAAAGTCATGCAAGGCGCTGAAAAAGGAGCAAAACTCTTATGGGGCTTTCTTGACGGAATGATGAATGTTAACGTGTGTCATTAG
- a CDS encoding alpha/beta hydrolase codes for MPNEIYLIFFHGLGDNYKNATTFCKDMQSELMHHHDIPNFHTHAHKYPAAFQNYITYALTSFVCLLASILPPTVILLTNPITARTAGLAVLSASACVFLSILLLMIPFLNKNQNLFKSSIEKINQLINQGVKPENIILFGHSFGGAVASEVSRHFANRDVKLGGIVFTSTFSSFHTAIEHFPMPQTKILSILPSFLLKRILKAFDLDFDIVDNSQKSQNEKTPIVIINHARDKLIPLPAQLANAMRDDRLLNGNPIKIRDDLCIYGDDPHNSVLDSGTLTEELREMVLSKVTSRTR; via the coding sequence ATGCCTAACGAAATATATCTTATATTCTTTCATGGACTAGGGGATAATTATAAAAATGCAACTACATTCTGTAAAGATATGCAATCTGAGCTCATGCACCACCATGATATACCTAATTTTCACACTCATGCACACAAATACCCGGCTGCATTTCAAAATTATATAACTTATGCCTTAACCAGCTTCGTATGCTTACTAGCATCAATATTGCCACCTACTGTCATACTGCTCACTAATCCAATAACAGCTAGAACAGCTGGATTAGCAGTCTTATCAGCTTCAGCTTGTGTTTTTTTATCTATATTGCTACTCATGATTCCGTTTCTAAATAAGAATCAAAACTTATTCAAGTCTTCAATAGAGAAAATTAATCAACTAATAAATCAAGGTGTGAAACCCGAAAATATTATACTTTTCGGTCATTCTTTTGGAGGAGCAGTTGCATCAGAAGTATCAAGGCATTTTGCGAATAGAGATGTTAAACTTGGAGGAATTGTCTTCACTAGCACTTTTAGTTCTTTTCATACAGCAATAGAGCATTTTCCAATGCCTCAGACGAAAATTTTGAGTATACTGCCCTCATTCCTACTAAAAAGAATACTAAAAGCCTTCGATTTAGACTTTGATATAGTAGATAATTCACAAAAGTCACAAAATGAAAAAACGCCAATAGTAATTATTAATCACGCAAGAGACAAATTAATACCACTTCCTGCACAGTTGGCAAATGCAATGAGAGATGATCGATTATTAAATGGTAATCCGATTAAGATTCGTGATGATCTGTGTATATATGGAGATGATCCTCATAACAGTGTTTTGGATAGTGGCACACTGACTGAAGAATTAAGAGAAATGGTACTTAGTAAAGTTACGTCTAGAACGCGTTAA
- the mraY gene encoding phospho-N-acetylmuramoyl-pentapeptide-transferase, whose product MILATKTFFTSFIFGLILFPYFIKLLKKMSKDGQPIRSYGPESHLITKKNIPPMGGIIILTSALLPILFWSQLTPEISLLIFITLFFALLGFIDDCLKLKANHHQGLSAKTKILIQFAVALVCMSILKLQATEGFTKTSLFQEVVIDFGYLYIPFAAFVIVGSSNAVNLTDGLDGLAATQAITSFAFLGLIAYMTQADVNITLFCIAFIGAILSFLWFNTHPAKIFMGDVGSLSIGAVLGLTSVLIKKEMLFAIIGIIFVIETLSVITQVSYFKYTKLKYGEGRRIFLMSPIHHHFEKKGWSENTIVMKFWIISIVYSIFALTFLL is encoded by the coding sequence GTGATCTTAGCTACAAAGACGTTCTTTACCTCATTTATTTTTGGGCTCATTCTTTTTCCCTATTTTATAAAACTTCTAAAAAAGATGAGTAAAGATGGACAGCCAATCAGATCGTATGGACCAGAAAGTCATTTAATAACAAAAAAGAATATACCACCTATGGGTGGAATAATAATACTCACTTCTGCTCTACTACCAATTCTGTTTTGGAGTCAATTAACACCAGAAATTTCATTGCTGATATTTATAACTCTATTTTTTGCTCTACTTGGATTTATTGATGACTGTTTAAAATTAAAGGCAAATCATCACCAAGGTTTAAGTGCAAAAACCAAAATACTCATTCAGTTTGCCGTTGCTCTGGTTTGTATGTCTATACTTAAGCTACAAGCTACTGAAGGTTTTACAAAAACTTCCCTGTTTCAAGAAGTAGTAATCGACTTTGGCTATCTATATATTCCATTTGCTGCATTTGTAATTGTCGGCTCTTCTAATGCTGTGAATCTTACAGATGGCCTAGATGGCCTTGCTGCAACTCAAGCTATTACTTCCTTTGCTTTTTTGGGGCTAATTGCATATATGACTCAAGCAGATGTAAATATTACTTTATTCTGCATCGCATTTATAGGGGCCATTTTAAGTTTCTTATGGTTTAACACACATCCAGCAAAAATATTTATGGGTGATGTTGGAAGCCTATCAATCGGTGCAGTTTTAGGGTTAACTAGTGTCCTAATTAAAAAAGAAATGCTTTTTGCTATTATTGGAATAATCTTTGTAATAGAGACTTTGTCTGTGATTACTCAGGTATCATATTTTAAATATACGAAATTAAAATATGGAGAAGGAAGAAGAATTTTTCTTATGTCGCCAATACATCATCACTTTGAAAAGAAAGGATGGTCAGAAAATACAATCGTTATGAAATTTTGGATAATCTCTATTGTTTATTCGATTTTTGCTTTAACTTTCTTATTATAG
- a CDS encoding IS630 family transposase (programmed frameshift), giving the protein MALRSKLLDEKVVESAKEMLKKVRNNAYVAKKLNAVIAAKKHSITAVAKICCISRKAITTWIKHIKFGREEKLFSPPQRRRKTILNQSQLEQIEVWIEENPNITIREMRIRIQERFGLNISKSTIHRNMQRMKFSYITPRPVHSGQDKNKQEEFKKNLNETIVMHSEKELFFFDESRFGTHSKVGHGWFKKGSRTQVKVKLGRENFYLYSAVNPRNGENFSLFAPNVNTACINIFLEQMSQYLGIRKAFLVMDCASWHKSKSLKIPKNIEIIYLPPYSPDLNPVERFWLYIKQNILRNKIYDTIVLLESALCNFITSLSPSTVKQLCNASYLVH; this is encoded by the exons ATGGCATTAAGATCAAAATTATTGGATGAAAAAGTGGTGGAATCAGCAAAAGAGATGCTGAAGAAAGTAAGAAATAATGCGTATGTTGCAAAAAAACTAAATGCTGTAATTGCAGCAAAAAAGCACAGTATAACAGCTGTAGCAAAAATATGTTGCATTTCGAGAAAGGCAATTACTACATGGATAAAGCACATAAAATTTGGAAGAGAAGAAAAATTATTTTCTCCACCTCAACGCCGTAGAAAAACTATATTGAACCAAAGTCAACTTGAACAAATTGAGGTGTGGATAGAGGAAAACCCCAATATTACTATTAGAGAAATGAGAATAAGAATCCAAGAAAGATTTGGTTTGAATATCAGCAAATCCACAATACATCGTAATATGCAAAGAATGAAATTCTCATATATCACACCAAGACCAGTTCATAGTGGACAGGATAAAAATAAGCAAGAGGAGTTT AAAAAAAACCTCAATGAAACTATTGTCATGCATTCTGAAAAAGAGCTATTTTTCTTCGATGAATCACGGTTTGGTACACATTCAAAAGTTGGACATGGGTGGTTTAAAAAAGGCAGCAGGACACAGGTTAAGGTAAAATTAGGTAGGGAAAATTTTTATCTCTATAGTGCAGTTAATCCCAGAAATGGAGAGAATTTTAGCTTATTTGCACCAAACGTCAACACTGCTTGTATAAATATATTCCTTGAACAGATGTCGCAATATTTAGGAATACGAAAGGCTTTTCTCGTGATGGATTGCGCTAGTTGGCATAAGTCAAAAAGTTTAAAGATACCTAAAAATATCGAAATTATATACCTACCACCATACTCACCTGACCTCAATCCTGTTGAGAGGTTTTGGTTATATATAAAACAGAACATTTTGCGCAATAAAATCTACGATACAATTGTTCTGCTTGAGAGCGCTTTGTGTAATTTTATTACCTCTCTTTCCCCTTCCACGGTTAAACAACTCTGCAATGCTTCTTATTTGGTTCATTAA
- the mlaD gene encoding outer membrane lipid asymmetry maintenance protein MlaD, which yields MRRSNILEIIAGSFVLIFTIFLVFFAINKLSYIKRNYKDCYKIHGLFTDANGVGVGDSVKISGVEIGSITGVSLDKATYIARIDMCVSRDIKLPVDSSALIASSGVVGSKFVNISPGADPKLILHGGKIAHTQAEANMGGIVDKIIGMFTK from the coding sequence ATGCGAAGGTCAAATATACTTGAAATAATTGCTGGATCGTTTGTATTAATTTTCACTATTTTTCTTGTCTTCTTCGCTATTAATAAGCTATCTTACATAAAGAGAAACTATAAGGATTGCTATAAAATACATGGCCTTTTTACTGATGCTAACGGTGTAGGGGTTGGTGATAGTGTCAAGATCTCTGGTGTAGAAATTGGAAGCATAACTGGTGTATCGCTTGACAAAGCTACCTACATAGCACGAATCGATATGTGCGTAAGCCGAGATATAAAGTTGCCAGTTGATAGCTCAGCTCTAATTGCTAGCAGTGGGGTTGTTGGTAGTAAATTTGTTAATATATCACCTGGTGCAGATCCTAAATTAATTTTACACGGTGGTAAAATAGCGCATACTCAAGCTGAAGCAAATATGGGTGGAATAGTGGATAAAATTATTGGTATGTTTACGAAATGA
- a CDS encoding proton-conducting transporter membrane subunit → MQLPILQVIIPIIASMFCFLTRKHRVSWFISFFTTAATFFISLMLLVKTYNGEIITYYLGDWAPPYGIELRIDILNSLILTLVNFIALISVLYSFHINEKEISKNKISGFYSLFLLCLSGLLGILVTNDIFNLYVFLEISSLSSYVLVSMGRDKKALVAAFEYLISGTLGATFYLFGIGLLYSMTGTLNMSDMAERIVPLYDNNIIRLGTLFIFVGLSIKMALFPLSRWLVNAYSEAPSFISIFFSGTVTKVMIYVFIRIFYTVFQQNFFLPLSNVMIILALCAVVFGSISAMIEKDIKRLFAHSSISQIGYIILMLGLNSKAGLFSAVLHIVNHSMIKTSLFMTAGCISYKFGMTKIENLSGLKKSMPYTTLAFTLLSFALIGVPLTNGFVSKWYMMKAIIESHAWISLAVFAAGSFLALIYMWRVVEKMYFENSAASNAGMTLNEVPLLMLFCLLFMAILTVITGIYSSPIRLVINKFAF, encoded by the coding sequence ATGCAATTACCAATTCTACAAGTTATTATACCAATAATTGCATCGATGTTCTGCTTTCTTACCAGGAAACATAGGGTGTCCTGGTTTATCTCTTTTTTTACAACGGCAGCTACTTTCTTTATTTCATTAATGTTGCTAGTGAAAACATACAATGGTGAAATTATAACTTATTATCTTGGAGATTGGGCTCCTCCATACGGAATAGAGTTGAGAATTGACATATTGAACTCCTTGATTCTAACTTTGGTGAATTTTATAGCGCTGATTAGTGTGCTTTATAGCTTTCATATTAATGAAAAAGAGATTAGCAAAAACAAAATCTCTGGTTTTTACTCTCTATTTCTACTGTGCCTAAGTGGATTACTTGGGATTTTAGTCACAAATGACATATTCAATCTTTATGTCTTTTTAGAAATTTCATCTCTTTCTTCTTATGTTTTAGTTTCAATGGGAAGGGATAAGAAAGCTTTAGTTGCAGCATTTGAATACCTCATTAGTGGTACTCTAGGAGCAACATTTTACTTGTTTGGCATCGGCCTTTTATACTCTATGACCGGAACGCTCAACATGTCTGACATGGCTGAAAGAATAGTACCATTATACGATAATAACATCATAAGACTTGGTACATTATTCATTTTTGTTGGTCTCTCAATCAAAATGGCACTGTTTCCACTCAGCAGATGGCTGGTTAACGCATATAGTGAAGCACCTAGCTTCATTAGCATATTTTTTTCAGGTACAGTAACCAAAGTGATGATATATGTTTTTATCAGAATCTTTTACACTGTTTTTCAGCAAAATTTTTTCTTACCACTAAGCAACGTGATGATCATCCTTGCGCTTTGTGCTGTTGTATTTGGATCAATATCTGCAATGATCGAAAAAGATATAAAAAGACTGTTTGCTCACTCCAGTATCAGTCAGATTGGCTATATAATTTTAATGCTGGGTTTAAATTCAAAAGCAGGTTTGTTTTCAGCAGTTCTTCACATAGTAAATCATAGCATGATAAAAACGTCTTTATTCATGACTGCAGGGTGTATTTCTTATAAGTTTGGTATGACAAAAATAGAAAATTTATCAGGACTAAAAAAGTCAATGCCCTATACAACACTTGCATTTACTCTACTTAGTTTCGCATTAATCGGTGTACCTTTGACAAATGGCTTTGTAAGTAAGTGGTATATGATGAAAGCAATTATCGAATCTCATGCATGGATTTCCCTCGCAGTTTTTGCTGCTGGCTCTTTTCTTGCACTAATATATATGTGGAGGGTGGTAGAGAAAATGTATTTTGAAAATAGCGCAGCATCAAACGCTGGAATGACACTTAATGAGGTACCATTACTTATGCTCTTTTGTCTATTATTTATGGCAATTTTAACAGTAATAACTGGGATATATAGTAGTCCAATTCGGTTGGTAATTAATAAATTTGCTTTTTGA
- a CDS encoding dihydrofolate reductase — protein MKIIGIMAVDPNGVIGINDDLPWRYPSEFKHFCQVTDKQVIVMGRKTFETVPQSILKNRTPIVFSRNKCFNRGPKCTVVSSMQEFLSIQSSSQVFVIGGAQIAHLFLEHNLISEFIITEMHKTYKGDTYFNLALLDEWNKTILAKTEDYTICNCVRSAE, from the coding sequence ATGAAGATTATTGGAATTATGGCTGTTGACCCTAATGGGGTAATTGGAATAAATGATGATTTGCCCTGGCGTTATCCAAGTGAATTCAAACATTTTTGCCAAGTAACTGACAAACAAGTTATTGTGATGGGAAGAAAGACATTTGAAACCGTGCCTCAGAGTATACTAAAGAATCGTACACCTATTGTTTTCTCCCGTAACAAGTGTTTTAATAGAGGCCCAAAATGTACTGTTGTCTCTTCCATGCAAGAATTTCTGTCAATTCAAAGTAGTTCTCAAGTCTTTGTGATTGGTGGGGCACAAATAGCACACCTTTTTTTAGAGCATAACCTAATCTCAGAATTTATTATAACTGAAATGCATAAAACTTATAAAGGTGATACGTATTTCAATTTAGCACTTCTTGACGAATGGAATAAAACTATTCTCGCCAAAACAGAAGACTATACTATATGCAATTGTGTACGTTCAGCAGAGTAG
- the folP gene encoding dihydropteroate synthase — translation MIYISIGSNIGNRLSHLQKATELLKKSYLKDLKSSIILETKAILPNGAPPDWNKPFLNMIVYGSCSSSPEELLKGLKQIECDIGRPQVYEKWAPRVIDLDILLWDDLTLDIPDLKIPHPELVNRPFLLHLMAMVNKTFAFNVQDCFSKSFTISPKLMGIVNITPDSFSDGGLYYDANRATKQALQLVSDGASIVDLGAQSTRPGASIQTPEEEYERLKPVLDNLSDYMKIGDIKVSIDSFWPDVILNVLKHYNIAWVNDQRGDLNNNTLKEVASSGCSIVIMHSLSIPTHKDNIIPYDTDPIDTINHWAEKNINRLLDLGFDENSIVIDPGIGFGKSMYQNIQILRSIETLQNFGCKVLVGHSRKSFISSFSTEPASNRDLETIATSAILQNKIDFLRVHNVRDHMRFFVAQAALQG, via the coding sequence ATGATCTATATTTCTATTGGATCAAATATAGGAAATCGCCTTTCCCATTTACAAAAAGCTACTGAGTTACTAAAGAAGAGCTATTTAAAAGACTTAAAGTCTTCGATCATTCTAGAAACTAAGGCTATTTTACCAAATGGTGCTCCACCTGATTGGAACAAGCCATTCCTCAATATGATTGTCTATGGAAGTTGTTCTTCTTCTCCTGAGGAGCTACTAAAAGGCTTAAAACAAATCGAATGTGATATTGGTCGTCCACAAGTCTACGAAAAATGGGCACCTCGTGTTATTGATTTAGATATTTTGTTATGGGATGATCTAACGCTTGATATACCTGACCTTAAAATTCCTCACCCAGAATTAGTAAATAGACCATTTTTGCTCCACTTGATGGCAATGGTTAACAAAACATTTGCTTTCAATGTTCAAGACTGTTTTTCAAAGAGTTTTACGATTTCACCAAAGCTTATGGGTATTGTCAACATTACCCCTGATTCATTTTCAGATGGTGGTCTTTATTATGATGCGAATCGAGCAACCAAGCAGGCATTGCAGTTGGTATCAGATGGTGCAAGCATAGTTGATCTTGGAGCTCAATCAACAAGGCCTGGAGCTTCAATACAGACGCCAGAGGAAGAATATGAACGTCTAAAACCAGTACTTGATAATCTTAGCGATTATATGAAAATTGGTGATATTAAAGTCAGCATTGATAGTTTTTGGCCAGACGTTATTTTGAACGTTTTGAAGCACTACAATATTGCCTGGGTAAATGATCAGAGGGGAGATCTGAATAATAATACCTTAAAAGAAGTTGCTAGCAGTGGGTGTAGTATCGTTATTATGCATTCGCTTTCGATACCAACACATAAGGACAACATTATTCCATATGACACTGACCCAATTGATACAATAAATCATTGGGCAGAGAAGAACATTAACAGACTACTAGATCTGGGTTTTGATGAAAATTCAATAGTTATTGACCCTGGTATTGGTTTTGGTAAATCTATGTATCAGAACATTCAGATTTTACGCAGTATAGAAACTTTACAAAATTTTGGCTGCAAGGTTTTAGTTGGCCATTCTAGAAAGTCATTTATTTCTTCTTTTTCCACAGAGCCTGCCTCTAATAGAGATTTAGAAACAATTGCTACATCTGCTATACTACAAAATAAGATTGATTTCCTTCGAGTGCATAATGTACGCGACCACATGCGATTTTTTGTAGCCCAAGCTGCCTTACAGGGATGA
- a CDS encoding IS630 family transposase (programmed frameshift) has product MALRSKLLDEKVVESAKEMLKKVRNNAYVAKKLNAVIAAKKHSITAVAKICCISRKAITTWIKHIKFGREEKLFSPPQRRRKTILNQSQLEQIEVWIEENPNITIREMRIRIQERFGLNISKSTIHRNMQRMKFSYITPRPVHSGQDKNKQEEFKKNLNETIVMHSEKELFFFDESRFGTHSKVGHGWFKKGSRTQVKVKLGRENFYLYSAVNPRNGENFSLFAPNVNTACINIFLEQMSQYLGIRKAFLVMDCASWHKSKSLKIPKNIEIIYLPPYSPDLNPVERFWLYIKQNILRNKIYDTIVLLESALCKFITSLSPSTVKQLCNASYLVH; this is encoded by the exons ATGGCATTAAGATCAAAATTATTGGATGAAAAAGTGGTGGAATCAGCAAAAGAGATGCTGAAGAAAGTAAGAAATAATGCGTATGTTGCAAAAAAACTAAATGCTGTAATTGCAGCAAAAAAGCACAGTATAACAGCTGTAGCAAAAATATGTTGCATTTCGAGAAAGGCAATTACTACATGGATAAAGCACATAAAATTTGGAAGAGAAGAAAAATTATTTTCTCCACCTCAACGCCGTAGAAAAACTATATTGAACCAAAGTCAACTTGAACAAATTGAGGTGTGGATAGAGGAAAACCCCAATATTACTATTAGAGAAATGAGAATAAGAATCCAAGAAAGATTTGGTTTGAATATCAGCAAATCCACAATACATCGTAATATGCAAAGAATGAAATTCTCATATATCACACCAAGACCAGTTCATAGTGGACAGGATAAAAATAAGCAAGAGGAGTTT AAAAAAAACCTCAATGAAACTATTGTCATGCATTCTGAAAAAGAGCTATTTTTCTTCGATGAATCACGGTTTGGTACACATTCAAAAGTTGGACATGGGTGGTTTAAAAAAGGCAGTAGGACACAGGTTAAGGTAAAATTAGGTAGGGAAAATTTTTATCTCTATAGTGCAGTTAATCCCAGAAATGGAGAGAATTTTAGCTTATTTGCACCAAACGTCAACACTGCTTGTATAAATATATTCCTTGAACAGATGTCGCAATATTTAGGAATACGAAAGGCTTTTCTCGTGATGGATTGCGCTAGTTGGCATAAGTCAAAAAGTTTAAAGATACCTAAAAATATCGAAATTATATACCTACCACCATACTCACCTGACCTCAATCCTGTTGAGAGGTTTTGGTTATATATAAAACAGAACATTTTGCGCAATAAAATCTACGATACAATTGTTCTGCTTGAGAGCGCTTTGTGTAAATTTATTACCTCTCTTTCCCCTTCCACGGTTAAACAACTCTGCAATGCTTCTTATTTGGTTCATTAA
- a CDS encoding dihydroneopterin aldolase, whose product MVACNLLISDLRLWVHLGCSAEEKFSPQLVSIDIDFTFKSPLLGLTTDQLKDTICYLEVVQNIQSLVQGKQFNLIEHLTHEIYRAISNLLLRKKHIISSVKVTTHKIAPPVPGVHGGVFFTYCNELQE is encoded by the coding sequence GTGGTAGCATGTAATCTTCTTATATCTGATTTACGGCTTTGGGTTCATTTAGGATGTAGCGCAGAAGAGAAATTTTCTCCCCAATTGGTGAGTATTGATATTGATTTCACTTTTAAATCTCCTCTTTTAGGACTTACAACTGATCAACTTAAAGATACTATCTGCTATTTGGAAGTAGTGCAGAATATTCAATCCCTCGTTCAGGGCAAGCAATTTAATTTAATCGAACATTTAACTCATGAGATATACAGAGCCATTAGTAACCTTTTGCTGCGAAAGAAGCATATTATTTCTTCTGTCAAAGTGACTACTCACAAAATCGCACCACCAGTTCCTGGTGTGCATGGGGGCGTTTTTTTTACTTACTGTAATGAATTGCAAGAATGA
- a CDS encoding ribonuclease HII: MKYPDFTLENTLSGMIAGVDEVGRGPLAGPVISAAVVFTDRNIIIDGINDSKKLTPKCRQVLCEKITSVAKFGIGMASVEEIDLYNILQATKLSMKRALANLDLELDYVLVDGNQPLEVKWQTKSIVNGDSLSISIAAASIVAKVTRDRLMEELHNKHPQYNWYRNKGYGTKEHLSAIGLYGITKHHRKNFAPIRTL, from the coding sequence ATGAAATATCCAGACTTTACATTAGAAAATACACTGTCAGGAATGATAGCAGGAGTAGATGAAGTTGGAAGAGGCCCGCTTGCTGGTCCAGTTATATCTGCAGCTGTAGTATTTACTGATAGGAACATAATTATTGATGGTATTAATGATTCAAAAAAATTGACTCCTAAGTGTAGGCAAGTTCTATGTGAAAAAATAACATCTGTTGCAAAATTTGGTATAGGAATGGCAAGCGTGGAAGAGATAGACTTGTACAATATCTTGCAAGCAACAAAGCTTTCAATGAAACGTGCGCTGGCAAACTTGGATCTAGAACTAGATTATGTTTTGGTTGATGGTAACCAACCACTTGAAGTAAAATGGCAAACAAAATCCATAGTGAATGGTGATAGTTTAAGTATATCAATTGCAGCCGCTTCAATCGTTGCAAAAGTTACAAGAGATCGGCTTATGGAAGAATTGCATAATAAACATCCTCAATATAATTGGTATAGAAATAAAGGATATGGAACAAAAGAACACCTCAGCGCTATTGGCCTTTATGGAATAACGAAACACCATAGAAAGAATTTTGCACCTATACGGACACTTTAA
- the virB9 gene encoding P-type conjugative transfer protein VirB9, protein MIRLLFAALLFFCGSDVFAKQEARPIAGDNHIKVMNYNPQAIHKYTGFYGYQSSILFEPGEIIENLSMGDATGWQLLPQGNRLFIKPIDDIADTNATIITNKRVYYFEFHAEEATGLDDPRLAYEVRFLYPLFNSDEIYSTSNGDILEQASHTTIPDISDVEVIKKGLNFNYSISHVKGSQSIIPIKVFDDGRFTYLQFNKINSDFPAVFMVDSAGYESLINFRTVDDYLIVERVSSVFTLRNGSSTVCLFNESMPFKKGK, encoded by the coding sequence ATGATTAGGTTGCTGTTTGCTGCGCTATTATTTTTTTGTGGTAGTGATGTGTTTGCAAAACAGGAAGCACGACCAATAGCCGGTGATAACCACATAAAGGTAATGAATTATAATCCACAGGCTATACATAAGTACACGGGCTTTTATGGTTATCAATCCAGCATATTGTTTGAGCCAGGGGAGATAATAGAGAATCTTTCAATGGGTGATGCAACTGGTTGGCAACTTCTTCCTCAAGGTAACAGATTGTTTATTAAGCCTATAGATGATATTGCGGATACTAATGCAACTATAATTACCAATAAAAGAGTTTATTATTTCGAGTTTCACGCTGAAGAGGCAACCGGACTAGATGATCCAAGGTTAGCATATGAAGTAAGGTTTCTTTATCCACTGTTCAACAGTGATGAAATTTATTCAACGAGTAACGGTGATATTCTAGAGCAAGCTAGTCATACCACTATCCCTGATATAAGTGATGTTGAGGTTATAAAGAAAGGCTTGAATTTTAACTATTCCATCTCGCACGTTAAAGGCAGTCAATCAATAATACCAATTAAGGTTTTTGATGACGGAAGATTTACATATCTACAATTCAATAAAATAAATTCTGATTTTCCAGCAGTTTTTATGGTTGATTCTGCAGGGTATGAGTCCTTGATAAATTTCCGTACAGTTGATGATTATCTAATAGTCGAAAGAGTAAGTTCGGTATTTACCTTAAGAAACGGATCAAGCACAGTTTGCCTATTTAATGAAAGTATGCCTTTCAAAAAAGGTAAGTGA